A genomic stretch from Coffea arabica cultivar ET-39 chromosome 10c, Coffea Arabica ET-39 HiFi, whole genome shotgun sequence includes:
- the LOC140015665 gene encoding LOB domain-containing protein 38-like isoform X1, with protein MSCNGCRVLRRGCSDKCALRPCLGWIPTPQAQANATLFVSKFFGRSDLMSFITAVPDSKKPALFQSLLYEACGRTVNPVSGAVGLLSTGNWPVCEAAVETVLAGGTLRPMNGVGVLSPDSNEASEAFCNSGGLWRVQPPFFMHGSDGDEMMVEFESDQNMSASASFRSSEASDVWGSFGSCGIEGVGGKEPKLLNLFV; from the exons atGAGCTGCAATGGATGTAGAGTTCTCCGAAGAGGATGCAGCGACAAATGCGCCCTTAGGCCCTGTTTGGGCTGGATCCCCACTCCCCAAGCTCAAGCCAACGCCACTCTTTTCGTCTCCAAGTTCTTCGGCCGCAGTGATCTCATGTCCTTCATCACCGCCGTCCCCGACTCCAAAAAACCTG CTTTATTTCAGTCGCTGTTATATGAAGCATGTGGTCGTACGGTGAATCCGGTGAGCGGAGCGGTAGGGCTATTGTCGACTGGGAACTGGCCAGTGTGTGAAGCGGCGGTGGAAACAGTCCTCGCCGGCGGAACGCTGCGGCCTATGAACGGTGTCGGAGTATTGAGTCCTGATTCGAATGAAGCCTCGGAAGCATTCTGTAACAGCGGCGGCTTGTGGAGAGTTCAACCGCCGTTTTTCATGCATGGATCGGACGGTGATGAAATGATGGTTGAATTTGAATCTGATCAGAATATGTCTGCGTCGGCCTCGTTTCGGTCGTCGGAGGCGTCTGACGTGTGGGGGAGTTTTGGAAGCTGTGGTATTGAAGGAGTTGGTGGAAAAGAGCCAAAGCTTTTGAATCTTTTTGTGTAA
- the LOC140015665 gene encoding uncharacterized protein isoform X2, producing MDVEFSEEDAATNAPLGPVWAGSPLPKLKPTPLFSSPSSSAAVISCPSSPPSPTPKNLSLLYEACGRTVNPVSGAVGLLSTGNWPVCEAAVETVLAGGTLRPMNGVGVLSPDSNEASEAFCNSGGLWRVQPPFFMHGSDGDEMMVEFESDQNMSASASFRSSEASDVWGSFGSCGIEGVGGKEPKLLNLFV from the exons ATGGATGTAGAGTTCTCCGAAGAGGATGCAGCGACAAATGCGCCCTTAGGCCCTGTTTGGGCTGGATCCCCACTCCCCAAGCTCAAGCCAACGCCACTCTTTTCGTCTCCAAGTTCTTCGGCCGCAGTGATCTCATGTCCTTCATCACCGCCGTCCCCGACTCCAAAAAACCTG TCGCTGTTATATGAAGCATGTGGTCGTACGGTGAATCCGGTGAGCGGAGCGGTAGGGCTATTGTCGACTGGGAACTGGCCAGTGTGTGAAGCGGCGGTGGAAACAGTCCTCGCCGGCGGAACGCTGCGGCCTATGAACGGTGTCGGAGTATTGAGTCCTGATTCGAATGAAGCCTCGGAAGCATTCTGTAACAGCGGCGGCTTGTGGAGAGTTCAACCGCCGTTTTTCATGCATGGATCGGACGGTGATGAAATGATGGTTGAATTTGAATCTGATCAGAATATGTCTGCGTCGGCCTCGTTTCGGTCGTCGGAGGCGTCTGACGTGTGGGGGAGTTTTGGAAGCTGTGGTATTGAAGGAGTTGGTGGAAAAGAGCCAAAGCTTTTGAATCTTTTTGTGTAA
- the LOC113711139 gene encoding zinc finger protein ZAT10-like encodes MALEALNSPTTPTPSFPFDNPSLRHLTEPWAKGKRSKRPRSLDHPQPTEEEYLALCLIMLARGGKVNFNLPSSFPSSSSSSTAAAAAPKASLPPPPPHVSTSSDVPKLLYKCSVCNKAFGSYQALGGHKASHRKLPSGGGDDQPSTSTTTVTTTSTSGVGAGGSGRTHECSICHKCFPSGQALGGHKRCHYEGTIGGGSSGGHSGLTSSEGVGSTNTNSHRDFDLNLPAWPEFWSTEDEVESPHPAKKSRFNLPIKVENIKY; translated from the coding sequence ATGGCTCTGGAAGCATTGAACTCTCCCACTACACCTACTCCTTCCTTCCCCTTCGACAACCCAAGCCTCCGCCATCTAACGGAGCCATGGGCTAAGGGAAAAAGATCAAAACGACCGCGTAGCCTTGACCATCCACAGCCCACTGAGGAAGAGTATCTAGCTCTCTGCCTAATTATGCTCGCTCGCGGTGGCAAAGTAAACTTCAACCTCCCTTCTTCCTTTccctcttcttcctcctcctccacgGCTGCAGCAGCGGCGCCAAAGGCCTCTTTGCCGCCTCCGCCGCCTCATGTTTCGACTTCCTCGGATGTTCCTAAGCTCTTGTACAAGTGTTCGGTTTGTAACAAGGCTTTTGGGTCGTACCAAGCTCTAGGTGGGCACAAAGCTAGTCATAGGAAGCTTCCTAGCGGTGGCGGCGATGACCAGCCGTCCACCTCCACCACTACGGTGACTACTACTAGTACTAGCGGCGTCGGCGCTGGCGGTAGCGGGAGGACTCATGAGTGCTCTATTTGTCATAAGTGCTTCCCTTCTGGACAGGCTCTGGGAGGCCACAAGCGGTGCCACTATGAAGGCACAATTGGCGGCGGCAGCAGCGGCGGACACAGCGGACTTACTTCATCTGAAGGGGTGGGGTCAACTAATACCAACAGCCACCGGGACTTTGACTTGAACTTGCCTGCGTGGCCGGAGTTTTGGTCCACTGAAGATGAGGTCGAGAGCCCTCATCCCGCAAAAAAATCTCGCTTCAATTTGCCAATTAAAGTGGAGAACATTAAATACTAG
- the LOC113712988 gene encoding protein Asterix — protein sequence MSSHAQQPNDPRLPSAARPYKARVVAPQDLPIDYSGFIAVIFGVFGAMFRYKLCSWLAIIFSAQALANMRNFENDFKQISMAMMFGIMGLVTNYLGMGPKASTKR from the exons ATGTCGTCGCACGCGCAGCAGCCAAACGATCCAAGGCTACCGTCGGCGGCGCGGCCGTACAAGGCTCGGGTCGTGGCCCCGCAAGATCTCCCCATAGATTACTCCGGTTTCATTGCTGTCATCTTCGGCGTCTTCGGCGCCATGTTCAGA TACAAGTTGTGCTCGTGGCTAGCGATTATATTTAGTGCGCAAGCCCTAGCTAACATGAGGAATTTTGAGAATGATTTCAAACAGATCTCCATGGCCATGAT GTTTGGCATCATGGGCttggtgacaaactatttgggGATGGGACCTAAGGCAAGCACAAAACGATGA